A portion of the Nitratidesulfovibrio termitidis HI1 genome contains these proteins:
- the chrA gene encoding chromate efflux transporter produces the protein MSEPSTKSPSLPRAGTPPTLRDLFLTFMRLGATAFGGPAMLPVVRTMVVERKGWMDEAAFRSGVALCQTVPGATVMQVASYVGLRLRGTPGMLAGFFGFTLPAFLSITVLSAMYWKNHELPGVMAAFIGLKAVTVALMVSGLLDFGQRYLRMGMDWVIGAGVCGLTLLGVHPIVPVLAAAAAGVVVYRDGDAVPSAQAGGGPGAAVRPGAMGALRGILAGLAGVAMAMAVLAALRPDLFALAVSMLRTDLVAFGGALAALPVMRHEVVHLRGWMSDAAFLDGVAIGQVTPGPIILTAAFIGWRVDGPVGSMVAGLAIFTPSLFFMLGAERLVSRIEHSRIYRRAVRATLAGFTGLLGYLAISVAQALPPTPLPAVIGVAAFAALRTGVDVLYVVGAGALASWLLG, from the coding sequence GTGTCCGAACCCTCCACGAAATCCCCCTCTCTTCCGCGCGCAGGCACCCCGCCCACCCTGCGCGACCTGTTCCTGACCTTCATGCGCCTGGGGGCCACTGCCTTCGGCGGCCCCGCCATGCTGCCCGTGGTGCGGACCATGGTGGTGGAGCGCAAGGGCTGGATGGACGAGGCGGCATTCCGCTCCGGCGTGGCCCTGTGCCAGACAGTGCCGGGAGCCACGGTGATGCAGGTGGCCTCGTACGTGGGGCTGCGGCTGCGCGGCACGCCCGGCATGCTGGCCGGGTTCTTCGGATTCACCCTGCCCGCGTTCCTGTCCATTACCGTGCTTTCGGCCATGTACTGGAAAAACCACGAACTGCCCGGCGTCATGGCCGCCTTCATCGGACTGAAGGCCGTCACCGTGGCCCTGATGGTGTCGGGGCTGCTCGATTTCGGGCAGCGCTACCTGCGCATGGGCATGGACTGGGTGATCGGGGCCGGGGTGTGCGGGCTGACCCTTTTGGGCGTCCACCCCATCGTGCCGGTGCTGGCGGCGGCTGCCGCCGGGGTGGTGGTGTACCGCGACGGCGATGCCGTACCCTCCGCGCAGGCAGGTGGCGGCCCCGGCGCAGCCGTCCGGCCCGGCGCGATGGGCGCGCTGCGCGGCATTCTGGCGGGCCTGGCCGGGGTGGCCATGGCCATGGCCGTGCTGGCGGCGCTGCGGCCCGACCTGTTCGCCCTGGCCGTATCCATGCTGCGCACCGACCTGGTGGCCTTTGGCGGGGCGCTGGCCGCCCTGCCGGTGATGCGCCACGAGGTGGTCCACCTGCGCGGCTGGATGAGCGATGCCGCCTTTCTGGACGGCGTGGCCATCGGACAGGTGACGCCCGGCCCCATCATCCTCACCGCCGCGTTCATCGGCTGGCGGGTGGACGGGCCCGTGGGCTCCATGGTGGCGGGCCTTGCCATCTTCACGCCGTCGCTGTTCTTCATGCTGGGGGCGGAGCGGTTGGTGTCGCGCATCGAGCATTCGCGCATCTACCGCCGGGCGGTGCGGGCCACGCTGGCGGGGTTCACCGGGCTGCTGGGGTATCTGGCCATCAGCGTGGCCCAGGCCCTGCCCCCCACGCCGCTGCCCGCCGTCATCGGCGTGGCCGCCTTTGCCGCGCTGCGCACCGGGGTAGACGTGCTGTACGTGGTGGGCGCTGGCGCGCTGGCTTCGTGGCTGCTGGGCTGA
- a CDS encoding zinc dependent phospholipase C family protein: MNTPLLRPVSCGTPRGLGASDTGSVSLCSFSASQGMPRVGEQRARGTGGPPCSPLALLCCAVLAVLGVVLLPDAAFAWGPGVHMVAAHWLLQNVSLLPTAVGSALLAHPDAFLYGSLSADIFIGKGCTVTPGHSHNWSTGHTLYEAADTPRLHAYACGYLAHLAADTVAHNHYVPTLLGGTPGTGKLSHVYVEMQADRMVEWDAAEAVSLFRLPNGAADRTLLQATHGGHWPFAFKKRLFQGSLAVSGKQSWRRSLRLVHRVMPHAADRAYLCEMIDVSVRAVVDVLRDPHGSVVTGIDPIGSDNLAEARDVCRGVRPMVARRPGGVRFPLDERLVDLPYLPVPCRAA; encoded by the coding sequence ATGAATACGCCTCTTCTGCGCCCGGTTTCGTGCGGCACGCCGCGCGGCCTGGGTGCATCCGATACCGGTTCCGTCTCCTTGTGTTCCTTCTCCGCCTCGCAGGGCATGCCCCGCGTCGGGGAGCAGCGTGCGCGCGGTACGGGCGGCCCCCCCTGTTCTCCGCTGGCGCTGCTCTGCTGCGCCGTGTTGGCTGTACTGGGGGTGGTGCTGCTGCCCGACGCGGCCTTTGCCTGGGGACCGGGGGTGCACATGGTGGCCGCGCACTGGCTGCTGCAGAACGTATCGCTCCTGCCCACCGCCGTGGGGTCGGCCCTGCTGGCCCATCCGGATGCCTTCCTGTACGGCAGCCTTTCCGCCGACATCTTCATCGGCAAGGGCTGCACCGTCACCCCCGGCCACAGCCACAACTGGAGCACCGGGCACACCCTGTACGAGGCGGCGGACACCCCGCGCCTGCACGCCTACGCCTGCGGCTACCTTGCGCACCTTGCCGCCGATACCGTGGCCCACAACCACTACGTGCCCACGTTGCTGGGGGGCACCCCCGGCACCGGCAAGCTGAGCCACGTGTATGTCGAGATGCAGGCCGACCGCATGGTGGAATGGGATGCGGCAGAGGCCGTCAGCCTGTTCCGCCTGCCCAACGGCGCGGCGGACCGCACCCTGCTGCAGGCCACCCATGGCGGGCACTGGCCCTTTGCCTTCAAGAAGCGGCTGTTCCAGGGCAGCCTGGCCGTCAGCGGCAAACAGTCGTGGCGGCGTTCGTTGCGTCTGGTGCACCGAGTCATGCCCCACGCGGCGGACAGGGCCTACCTGTGCGAGATGATCGACGTCAGCGTGCGTGCCGTGGTGGACGTGCTGCGCGACCCCCACGGGTCTGTGGTGACGGGCATCGACCCCATCGGCAGCGACAATCTGGCCGAGGCACGCGACGTGTGCCGGGGCGTGCGGCCCATGGTGGCGCGCAGGCCGGGCGGGGTGCGCTTTCCTTTGGACGAGCGGCTGGTGGACCTGCCCTATTTGCCGGTACCGTGCCGGGCGGCCTGA
- a CDS encoding phospholipase D-like domain-containing protein: protein MTDTALTTLQWVLIPAMYAVSVYTAGHALLYKHDPRAALGWIAVCLTFPLAGPLLYFLFGINRVHSRAARLLEESETRRLREGGRLHGGPARHEPPGAMPSDIVPPRYERLARVGYAVTGRPLAGGNHVQPLHNGEQAYPAMLDAIDNAERSVFLTTYIFGTGDAGQRFVDALADAAARGVDVRVIVDGVGGLYHWPRAWRRLARRGVRVERFLPPHLLPPQLSVNLRTHRKVLVCDGKVGFTGGMNIAQNHMAAQGCTRCVTDMHFLFSGPIVAQLQEAFLRDWGFVTGEYAPGPQVREEPCGDSLCRMVLDGPGFGSERVHDLLAGVVAGAERSIHIMTPYFLPSRELISGLRAASLRGVEVHCVLPARNNLPFVHWATRNLLPSLLESGVRVYYQPPPFCHTKLLLIDGCYAHVGSANIDPRSLRLNFELTVEVLDTTVARQLGQHFDAVRAVSDEVTPESLAARSMPVRLRDATCWLFSPYL, encoded by the coding sequence ATGACCGATACCGCACTGACCACCCTGCAATGGGTGCTCATTCCCGCCATGTACGCTGTATCCGTGTACACGGCGGGCCATGCCCTGCTGTACAAGCACGACCCGCGCGCGGCGCTGGGCTGGATTGCCGTGTGCCTGACCTTTCCCCTGGCCGGGCCGCTGCTCTATTTCCTGTTCGGCATCAATCGCGTGCACAGCCGCGCCGCCCGCCTGCTGGAAGAATCGGAAACCCGCCGCCTGCGCGAGGGCGGTCGCCTGCATGGCGGCCCGGCCCGCCACGAACCGCCGGGGGCCATGCCGTCCGACATCGTGCCGCCGCGCTACGAACGGCTGGCCAGGGTGGGCTATGCGGTCACCGGCCGTCCCCTTGCCGGGGGCAACCACGTGCAGCCCCTGCACAACGGCGAGCAGGCCTATCCCGCCATGCTCGACGCCATCGACAATGCCGAGCGCAGCGTCTTTCTGACCACCTACATCTTCGGCACGGGCGACGCGGGCCAGCGCTTCGTGGACGCCCTGGCCGACGCCGCGGCGCGCGGGGTGGACGTGCGGGTCATCGTGGACGGCGTGGGCGGCCTGTACCACTGGCCGCGCGCCTGGCGTCGCCTGGCCCGGCGCGGGGTGCGCGTGGAGCGCTTTCTGCCGCCGCACCTGCTGCCGCCCCAGCTTTCGGTGAACCTGCGCACCCACCGCAAGGTGCTGGTGTGCGACGGCAAGGTGGGTTTTACCGGGGGCATGAACATTGCCCAGAACCACATGGCCGCGCAGGGCTGCACCCGTTGCGTCACCGACATGCACTTCCTGTTCAGCGGTCCCATCGTGGCCCAATTGCAGGAGGCCTTCCTGCGCGACTGGGGCTTCGTCACCGGTGAATATGCCCCCGGCCCGCAAGTGCGCGAGGAACCCTGCGGCGATTCGCTGTGCCGCATGGTGCTGGACGGCCCCGGCTTCGGCTCCGAACGCGTGCACGACCTGCTGGCGGGCGTGGTGGCCGGGGCGGAACGGTCCATCCACATCATGACGCCCTATTTCCTGCCCTCGCGCGAACTGATCAGCGGGCTGCGGGCCGCCTCGCTGCGCGGGGTAGAGGTGCACTGCGTGCTGCCCGCCCGCAACAACCTGCCCTTCGTGCACTGGGCCACCCGCAACCTGCTGCCATCGCTGCTGGAAAGCGGGGTGCGGGTGTACTACCAGCCGCCGCCATTCTGCCACACCAAGCTGCTGCTCATCGACGGTTGCTACGCCCACGTGGGGTCGGCCAACATCGACCCGCGCAGCCTGCGCCTGAACTTCGAGCTGACGGTGGAGGTGCTGGACACCACCGTGGCCCGCCAGTTGGGCCAGCACTTCGATGCGGTGCGCGCCGTGTCCGACGAGGTGACGCCAGAATCGCTGGCCGCCCGCAGCATGCCGGTGCGCCTGCGCGATGCGACATGCTGGTTGTTTTCGCCTTATCTGTAA
- a CDS encoding universal stress protein, translated as MPYSKILLPMDGSEHARLALRHAVDLARCGGRGHVVLLHSFGEIPALIGGEAREDLMRECTQEAEALLAEPRALLAELGVSSSVRIVDGAPGRAVIRVCEEEGCDTIVMGSRGLSELGGMIMGSVTHQVLQLAKVPVLVVR; from the coding sequence ATGCCTTACTCGAAGATACTGCTTCCCATGGATGGTTCGGAACATGCGCGCCTTGCCCTGCGCCACGCGGTGGACCTGGCCCGTTGCGGCGGTCGTGGACACGTGGTGCTGCTGCACAGCTTCGGCGAGATTCCCGCGCTTATCGGTGGCGAAGCACGAGAAGACCTGATGCGCGAGTGCACCCAGGAAGCGGAAGCCCTGCTGGCCGAACCGCGTGCCCTGCTGGCCGAATTGGGCGTGTCCAGTTCCGTGCGCATCGTGGACGGGGCGCCCGGACGGGCCGTGATCCGCGTGTGCGAAGAGGAAGGCTGCGACACCATCGTCATGGGATCGCGCGGGCTGAGCGAACTGGGCGGGATGATCATGGGCAGCGTCACCCATCAGGTGCTGCAACTGGCCAAGGTGCCCGTGCTCGTGGTCCGCTAG
- a CDS encoding sensor domain-containing protein: MRDDMRDEEQRLGTAGGTTDAHTPGLLRALLDNPMVALFLRDARGRYLAANQLYANLAGVPGKDVVGLSPRDLFPHAVASALLDEDRRVAADGAPLLCERMLPDDEAERVFRVAKLPLPPEVAGPGAVLGLAFDITALVHAEIEEEVRQRTAALAESTARFRALFELAPNAVYVRGEGGRIVDCNRASERISGYPRESLLSMRTADLLPPDIEARIDSLLSDSLHSDTPRTESCQGANNACPAGGYCPTGGFCMEGVCTAAHGNHEAEVSVEPLPLSLLRGEGMAALVVVHDISGRRAAERQVRLFERVFRNALEGICITDPEGTIVAVNPAFTTITGYPAEDAVGQTPRILKSHHHDSTFYEDMWRTLVEDGRWEDEIWNRRKNGEVYPEWLSISAIPGPTGRTEYYVAVFHDITELKAKESQIQHQAHHDALTGLPNRALLRDRLGMAINGARREGRKVAVLSVDLDNFKQVNDSLGHMVGDIYLQQAAEQMRQMVRPQDTLARVGGDEFVVVLQDVENERDAAQVAERLLARFTDPVRVQEHELFVGASVGIALFPDDGDDPDTLVRNADIAMSRAKEQGKRRYHLFTPAMNERAVRRLSLEGDLHRALAAGNITAHYQPRVDLNTGLITGMEALARWTRADGSQEHPAEFIPLAEATGLIVPLGEHMLRLACAKTRALCDAGYADLHVAVNLSVHQFRHANLVGMVTDVLAETGLPPHLLELEITESTIVTDADHAIRKLNQLSEMGIALSVDDFGTGYSSLYQLKNLPLTSLKIDRSFIRDIPDDPNDAAIAATIITMADRLGLRVVAEGVETPEQLNFLLLEGCHEVQGFLFSRPLPPDEFTALLARGRMLTVPRDGGENGDGI; encoded by the coding sequence ATGCGGGACGACATGCGGGACGAGGAACAGCGTCTTGGCACCGCCGGGGGAACAACTGACGCGCACACCCCCGGCCTGTTGCGCGCCCTGCTGGACAACCCCATGGTTGCCCTGTTCCTGCGTGACGCCCGTGGGCGTTACCTCGCCGCCAATCAGTTGTACGCCAATCTGGCCGGGGTACCCGGCAAGGACGTGGTGGGGCTTTCCCCGCGCGACCTCTTTCCCCATGCCGTGGCCAGCGCCCTGCTGGACGAGGACCGGCGCGTGGCCGCCGACGGCGCCCCCCTGCTGTGCGAACGCATGCTGCCCGACGACGAGGCCGAGCGGGTGTTCCGCGTGGCCAAGCTGCCCCTGCCCCCCGAGGTGGCCGGGCCGGGCGCCGTGCTGGGCCTGGCCTTCGACATCACCGCCCTGGTCCATGCCGAAATAGAAGAAGAGGTGCGCCAGCGCACCGCCGCCCTTGCCGAAAGCACCGCCCGCTTCCGGGCGTTGTTCGAACTGGCCCCGAACGCCGTGTACGTGCGCGGCGAGGGGGGCCGCATAGTGGACTGCAACCGCGCATCAGAACGCATATCCGGCTACCCGCGCGAAAGCCTGCTGTCCATGCGCACGGCGGACCTGCTGCCACCGGACATCGAAGCCCGCATCGACAGCCTGCTGTCCGACAGCCTCCACTCCGACACCCCACGGACGGAATCCTGCCAGGGCGCCAACAACGCCTGCCCCGCTGGCGGCTACTGCCCGACCGGCGGCTTCTGCATGGAAGGGGTCTGCACCGCCGCCCACGGCAACCACGAGGCCGAGGTGAGCGTTGAACCCCTGCCCCTGTCCCTGCTGCGCGGCGAGGGCATGGCCGCGCTTGTGGTGGTGCACGACATTTCCGGACGCCGCGCCGCGGAACGGCAGGTGCGGCTGTTCGAGCGGGTATTCCGCAACGCGCTGGAAGGCATCTGCATCACCGACCCGGAAGGGACCATCGTGGCGGTGAACCCCGCCTTCACCACCATCACCGGATACCCGGCGGAGGACGCCGTGGGCCAGACCCCGCGCATCCTCAAGTCGCACCACCACGACAGCACCTTTTACGAGGACATGTGGCGCACCCTGGTGGAGGACGGTCGCTGGGAAGACGAGATATGGAACCGCCGCAAGAACGGCGAGGTCTATCCCGAGTGGCTGAGCATCAGCGCCATTCCCGGCCCCACCGGACGCACCGAATACTACGTGGCGGTGTTTCACGACATCACGGAACTGAAGGCCAAGGAATCGCAGATCCAGCATCAGGCCCATCACGACGCCCTCACCGGCCTGCCCAACCGCGCCCTGCTGCGCGACCGCCTGGGCATGGCCATCAACGGCGCGCGGCGCGAGGGCCGCAAGGTGGCCGTGCTGTCCGTGGACCTGGACAACTTCAAGCAGGTCAATGACAGCCTGGGCCACATGGTGGGCGACATCTACCTGCAACAGGCCGCCGAGCAGATGCGCCAGATGGTTCGCCCGCAGGACACCCTGGCCCGCGTGGGCGGCGACGAATTCGTGGTGGTGCTGCAGGACGTGGAAAACGAGCGCGACGCCGCCCAGGTGGCGGAACGCCTGCTGGCCCGGTTCACCGACCCGGTGCGGGTGCAGGAGCACGAACTGTTCGTGGGCGCCAGCGTGGGCATAGCCCTGTTTCCCGACGACGGGGACGATCCGGACACCCTGGTGCGCAACGCCGACATCGCCATGTCGCGCGCCAAGGAACAGGGCAAGCGTCGCTATCACCTGTTCACCCCGGCCATGAACGAGCGCGCCGTGCGCCGCCTGTCGCTGGAAGGCGACCTGCACCGCGCCCTGGCCGCCGGAAACATCACCGCGCACTACCAGCCGCGCGTGGACCTGAACACCGGCCTGATCACCGGCATGGAAGCCCTGGCCCGCTGGACCCGTGCCGACGGCAGCCAGGAACATCCGGCGGAATTCATCCCCCTGGCCGAGGCCACGGGCCTCATCGTGCCCCTTGGCGAGCACATGCTGCGCTTGGCCTGCGCCAAGACACGCGCCCTGTGCGACGCCGGTTACGCCGACCTGCACGTGGCCGTGAACCTTTCGGTACACCAGTTCCGCCACGCCAACCTGGTAGGCATGGTGACCGACGTACTGGCCGAAACGGGCCTGCCGCCGCACCTGCTGGAACTGGAAATAACCGAATCCACCATCGTCACCGACGCGGACCACGCCATCCGCAAGCTGAACCAGCTTTCGGAGATGGGCATTGCCCTTTCGGTGGACGACTTCGGCACCGGCTACTCCTCGCTGTACCAGCTCAAGAACCTGCCGCTGACCTCGCTGAAGATCGACCGCTCGTTCATCCGCGACATTCCCGACGACCCCAACGACGCGGCCATCGCCGCCACCATCATCACCATGGCCGACAGGCTGGGGTTGCGCGTGGTGGCCGAAGGGGTGGAAACGCCGGAACAGCTCAACTTCCTGTTGCTGGAAGGCTGCCACGAGGTGCAGGGATTCCTGTTCAGCCGTCCGCTGCCGCCGGACGAATTCACCGCGCTGCTGGCACGGGGCAGGATGCTCACCGTGCCCCGCGACGGTGGCGAGAACGGCGACGGCATCTGA
- the speB gene encoding agmatinase — MRHAEGRFLASELDDTAPDGALFHVIPVPYEESVSYGGGTAAGPEAILAASDQLELWDGESVPAELGIHTAPAVDCSGGAEAVLARIEAATATALSHGGLPVLLGGEHTVTLGALRALHRQHGRFGPFGVVQFDAHADLRDSYGGTPYSHAAVMRRAVADLGLPLFQIGVRALCREEVDCRAALGIGHLDAAALARHGIPDPLLPPDFPERIYVTFDVDGLDPSIMPATGTPVPGGLGWYDARRCLELAMAGRRVLGFDVVELAPMDGYHAADFAAARLVYDIMGLVQRLGR, encoded by the coding sequence ATGCGGCACGCCGAAGGGCGTTTCTTGGCCTCTGAACTGGACGATACCGCGCCCGATGGGGCGCTTTTTCATGTCATTCCCGTCCCGTACGAAGAAAGCGTTTCCTACGGGGGCGGCACGGCGGCGGGGCCGGAAGCCATCCTTGCGGCTTCGGACCAGCTGGAACTATGGGACGGCGAATCCGTGCCCGCAGAACTGGGCATCCACACCGCGCCCGCCGTGGACTGTTCCGGCGGGGCGGAAGCCGTGCTGGCACGCATCGAGGCCGCCACGGCCACGGCCCTGTCCCACGGTGGGCTGCCCGTGCTGCTGGGCGGGGAGCATACCGTCACCCTGGGGGCGCTGCGCGCGCTGCACCGCCAGCACGGCAGGTTCGGCCCCTTTGGAGTAGTCCAGTTCGACGCGCACGCCGACCTGCGCGACAGTTACGGCGGCACCCCTTACAGCCACGCGGCGGTGATGCGCCGCGCCGTGGCCGACCTGGGCCTGCCGCTGTTCCAGATCGGCGTCCGCGCCCTGTGCCGCGAAGAGGTGGACTGCCGCGCCGCGCTGGGCATCGGTCATCTGGACGCCGCCGCGCTGGCCCGCCACGGCATCCCCGATCCGTTGCTGCCGCCGGACTTTCCGGAGCGCATCTACGTGACCTTCGACGTGGACGGGCTGGACCCTTCCATCATGCCCGCCACCGGCACCCCGGTGCCCGGCGGCCTTGGCTGGTACGACGCCCGGCGCTGCCTGGAACTGGCCATGGCCGGGCGGCGGGTGCTGGGCTTCGACGTGGTGGAACTGGCCCCCATGGACGGCTACCACGCGGCGGATTTTGCGGCGGCCCGGCTGGTGTACGACATCATGGGGCTGGTGCAGCGGCTGGGCCGCTGA
- the nspC gene encoding carboxynorspermidine decarboxylase: MDSKYLQQLDPSRFPSPCFVVDEARIEANAAILDTVQRRTGAKVLLALKGFAMWSLFPLLSHAHGGLLHGTCASSPHEARLGREEFGGEVHAFAAGYSDADMAELVTLADHLVFNSFAQWQRFRPAVAAAGRPIECGIRINPEHSEGAVAIYNPCSPGSRLGVRPHHFEAALAEAAARGEDALDGISGLHFHTLCEQDADALDRTLHAVEARFGAHLSRMKWLNFGGGHHVTRPGYDLDLLCRCIERMQQKYGMQVYIEPGEAVALNAGVLLCTVLDVVQADMPVAILDTSAAAHMPDVLEMPYRPGCIGSGLPGEKAWTCRFAGKSCLAGDVIGEYSFDAPLQPGDRLAFLDMAIYSMVKTTTFNGLQLPAIARYRPADADGDAVGQGARREVVRSFGYEAFKYRLS; this comes from the coding sequence ATGGACAGCAAGTACCTGCAACAGCTCGACCCCAGCCGCTTCCCGTCCCCGTGCTTTGTGGTGGACGAGGCGCGCATAGAGGCCAATGCCGCCATTCTGGACACGGTGCAGCGCCGCACCGGGGCAAAGGTGCTGCTGGCGCTGAAGGGCTTTGCCATGTGGAGCCTGTTTCCGCTGCTGTCGCACGCGCACGGCGGGCTGCTGCACGGCACCTGCGCCAGTTCCCCGCACGAGGCGCGGCTGGGCCGCGAGGAATTCGGGGGCGAGGTGCATGCCTTTGCCGCCGGGTACAGCGATGCGGACATGGCCGAACTGGTGACCCTGGCCGACCATCTGGTGTTCAACTCGTTCGCGCAGTGGCAGCGGTTTCGCCCTGCGGTGGCGGCGGCGGGGCGGCCCATCGAGTGCGGCATCCGCATCAATCCGGAGCATTCGGAAGGGGCCGTGGCCATCTACAACCCGTGCTCGCCCGGTTCGCGCCTGGGCGTGCGGCCCCATCACTTCGAGGCCGCCCTGGCCGAGGCGGCGGCGCGCGGAGAAGACGCGCTGGACGGCATCTCCGGCCTGCATTTCCATACCCTGTGCGAGCAGGATGCCGACGCGCTGGACCGCACCCTGCACGCGGTAGAGGCCAGATTCGGCGCGCATCTTTCGCGCATGAAGTGGCTGAACTTTGGCGGCGGGCACCACGTCACCCGCCCCGGTTACGACCTGGACCTGCTGTGCCGGTGCATCGAGCGCATGCAGCAGAAGTATGGGATGCAGGTGTACATCGAGCCGGGCGAGGCCGTGGCCCTGAACGCCGGGGTGCTGCTGTGCACCGTGCTGGACGTGGTGCAGGCCGACATGCCCGTGGCCATTCTGGACACCTCCGCCGCCGCGCACATGCCCGACGTGCTGGAAATGCCCTACCGCCCCGGCTGTATCGGTTCCGGCCTGCCGGGCGAAAAGGCGTGGACCTGCCGCTTCGCGGGCAAGTCGTGTCTGGCGGGAGATGTCATCGGCGAATACTCCTTCGACGCGCCCCTGCAACCCGGCGACCGGCTGGCCTTCCTGGACATGGCCATCTACAGCATGGTCAAGACCACCACCTTCAACGGGCTGCAACTGCCCGCCATCGCCCGCTACCGGCCTGCCGACGCGGATGGCGATGCCGTCGGTCAGGGCGCGCGGCGCGAGGTGGTGCGTTCCTTCGGGTACGAGGCGTTCAAGTACCGCCTGTCGTGA
- a CDS encoding saccharopine dehydrogenase family protein, giving the protein MARVLIIGAGGVGGVVVHKCAQVPSVFSEIMLASRTKSKCDAIAADVKARTGRTIETAKVDADNVPELVALIRAYKPDMVLNIALPYQDLTIMDACLETGVHYLDTANYEPLDEAKFEYKWQWAYQERFEKAGLMALLGSGFDPGVTNVFCAYVMKHLLDEVHVLDIIDCNAGDHGHPFATNFNPEINIREVTARGRYWERGEWVETDPLSWSMNYDFPDGIGAKKCFLMYHEELESLVQNLKGLKRARFWMTFSDNYLNHLKVLENVGMTRIDEVEHDGKKIVPIQFLRALLPDPASLGPRTKGKTCIGCLMQGVKDGKPKTVYIYNVCDHQECYREVGSQAISYTTGVPAMIGAMMMMTGKWSGKGVYNMEQLDPDPFMDALNKHGLPWVVVEK; this is encoded by the coding sequence ATGGCACGTGTCCTCATCATCGGCGCTGGCGGCGTGGGCGGCGTGGTCGTCCACAAGTGCGCGCAGGTTCCCTCCGTATTTTCCGAGATCATGCTGGCAAGCCGCACCAAGTCGAAGTGCGACGCCATTGCCGCTGACGTGAAGGCCCGCACCGGGCGCACCATCGAAACGGCCAAGGTCGATGCCGACAACGTGCCCGAACTGGTGGCCCTGATCCGCGCCTACAAGCCGGACATGGTGCTGAACATCGCCCTGCCGTACCAGGACCTGACCATCATGGATGCCTGTCTCGAAACCGGCGTGCATTATCTGGATACCGCCAATTACGAGCCGCTGGATGAAGCCAAGTTCGAGTACAAGTGGCAGTGGGCCTATCAGGAGCGCTTCGAGAAGGCCGGGCTGATGGCCCTTCTGGGCAGCGGCTTCGACCCCGGCGTGACCAACGTGTTCTGCGCCTACGTCATGAAGCATCTGCTGGATGAAGTGCACGTGCTCGACATCATCGACTGCAACGCAGGCGACCACGGCCACCCCTTTGCCACCAACTTCAACCCGGAAATCAACATCCGCGAAGTGACCGCGCGCGGCCGCTACTGGGAACGGGGCGAGTGGGTGGAAACCGACCCCCTGTCGTGGTCCATGAACTACGACTTTCCGGACGGCATCGGCGCCAAGAAGTGCTTCCTCATGTACCACGAGGAACTGGAATCGCTGGTGCAGAACCTGAAAGGGCTGAAGCGCGCCCGGTTCTGGATGACCTTTTCGGACAACTACCTGAACCACCTGAAGGTGCTGGAAAACGTGGGCATGACCCGCATCGACGAAGTGGAGCACGACGGCAAGAAGATCGTGCCCATCCAGTTCCTGCGCGCGCTGCTGCCCGACCCGGCATCCCTCGGGCCGCGCACCAAGGGCAAGACCTGCATCGGCTGCCTGATGCAGGGGGTGAAGGACGGCAAGCCCAAGACCGTCTACATCTACAACGTGTGCGACCATCAGGAATGCTACCGCGAGGTGGGGTCGCAGGCCATTTCGTACACCACCGGCGTGCCCGCCATGATCGGCGCCATGATGATGATGACCGGCAAGTGGTCCGGCAAGGGCGTGTACAACATGGAACAGCTGGATCCCGACCCGTTCATGGACGCCCTGAACAAGCACGGGTTGCCGTGGGTTGTGGTTGAAAAGTAG